A region from the Simiduia sp. 21SJ11W-1 genome encodes:
- the sbcB gene encoding exodeoxyribonuclease I, which produces MNSLYWHDYETWGANPAADRPAQFAGVRTDEALNIMGEPLMIYARPTEDLLPSPEACLITGITPQHAAQEGVSEPEFIARIHQEFSVPGTCGVGYNSLRFDDEVTRYTLFRNFYDPYEREWKNGNSRWDLIDVVRMMYALRPEGMVWPKHPDGSPSFKLEDLSAANGLNHESAHDALSDVYATIALAKRIRELQPKLYDYAYSLRHKQAVQAQFDWINKKPLLHTSSRFPAAQGCTALIMPLAPHPVNKNAVIVYNLAVDPAPLLSLSAEEIAARVFVSEADLPAGASRIPLKLVHANKSPMLAPLSMLTAPVAERLHINRGDCERHWAQLKSAELNEKLRQVFSGREFPPSADPEQQLYGGFIPNEDRALMTRVREAAPEQLAAIEFKDARLNAILRRYRARHFPETLTPDEQLWWQEQVYERLTNPEAGASVVLDDFIETLERLRARPELSERDQAIVDSLEAYGAGLM; this is translated from the coding sequence ATGAACAGCCTGTATTGGCACGACTATGAAACCTGGGGCGCAAACCCCGCCGCCGATCGCCCGGCACAATTTGCCGGCGTGCGCACCGATGAGGCGTTAAATATTATGGGTGAGCCGCTCATGATTTACGCGCGCCCCACCGAAGATCTGCTGCCAAGCCCCGAGGCCTGTTTAATTACCGGCATTACGCCCCAGCACGCGGCGCAAGAGGGCGTAAGCGAGCCCGAATTTATTGCCCGCATCCACCAGGAATTCAGCGTGCCCGGCACCTGTGGCGTGGGCTATAACAGCTTGCGTTTTGATGACGAGGTAACGCGCTATACCTTGTTTCGCAATTTTTACGATCCCTACGAGCGGGAGTGGAAAAACGGTAATTCCCGCTGGGATTTAATCGACGTGGTGCGCATGATGTACGCGCTGCGCCCCGAGGGCATGGTGTGGCCAAAACACCCAGATGGTTCGCCCAGTTTCAAGCTGGAAGATTTATCGGCTGCGAACGGGTTGAATCATGAAAGCGCGCACGATGCCCTGTCTGACGTATACGCCACCATCGCGCTGGCAAAGCGCATTCGCGAGCTGCAGCCCAAACTTTATGATTACGCCTACAGCCTGCGGCACAAGCAGGCGGTGCAGGCGCAGTTTGACTGGATTAACAAAAAGCCGTTGCTGCATACCTCATCACGCTTTCCCGCAGCGCAGGGCTGCACGGCCTTGATCATGCCCCTGGCACCCCACCCGGTGAATAAAAATGCGGTGATTGTGTACAACCTTGCGGTAGACCCTGCACCCTTGTTATCGCTGTCTGCCGAAGAAATCGCCGCGCGGGTGTTTGTGAGCGAGGCCGATCTGCCGGCCGGTGCGAGCCGCATTCCGTTGAAACTTGTACACGCCAATAAAAGCCCCATGCTCGCGCCGCTTTCGATGTTAACTGCGCCCGTGGCTGAGCGGCTGCACATAAACCGCGGCGATTGCGAGCGCCATTGGGCGCAGTTAAAAAGTGCAGAGCTGAATGAAAAGCTACGCCAGGTGTTTTCCGGGCGGGAATTTCCGCCGAGTGCAGATCCCGAGCAGCAACTCTACGGCGGCTTCATTCCCAATGAAGATCGCGCGCTCATGACGCGCGTGCGTGAAGCGGCGCCAGAGCAGCTGGCGGCCATCGAATTTAAAGATGCGCGCTTAAATGCCATTTTGCGGCGCTACCGCGCGCGCCACTTTCCCGAGACCTTAACCCCCGATGAGCAGCTGTGGTGGCAAGAGCAGGTGTACGAGCGGCTAACCAATCCGGAGGCGGGTGCCTCTGTGGTGCTGGATGATTTTATTGAAACGCTTGAGCGCCTGCGCGCAAGGCCTGAACTCAGCGAGCGCGACCAAGCCATTGTGGATAGTCTGGAAGCCTATGGTGCCGGGCTGATGTAA
- a CDS encoding cupin domain-containing protein, whose translation MNILALGKSVQGFWAGRLLAALLASGAGFSQLVYADEQAAPVTRPTPINLHAITPSTRNPLEVVPLASDANASQFLIFIANEVRPHKHLTHTETIYVLAGRGEMRVGDQRFVISAGDFVQVPVAAVHGVKVLSAEPLKVLSVQAPEFTGADRVWVED comes from the coding sequence ATGAACATACTGGCGCTCGGTAAATCTGTGCAAGGGTTTTGGGCTGGCCGACTTTTGGCCGCACTGCTGGCGAGTGGGGCAGGTTTTTCACAGCTTGTTTACGCAGATGAGCAGGCCGCGCCCGTTACAAGGCCCACACCCATAAACCTGCATGCAATCACTCCTTCCACCCGGAATCCCCTGGAGGTGGTGCCTTTGGCCTCAGATGCCAATGCCAGCCAATTTCTGATTTTTATTGCCAATGAGGTGCGCCCGCACAAGCACTTAACCCACACTGAAACCATTTACGTATTGGCCGGGCGCGGTGAAATGCGGGTGGGTGATCAGCGCTTTGTAATTTCAGCTGGTGATTTTGTGCAGGTGCCGGTGGCTGCGGTGCATGGCGTGAAGGTGTTATCTGCAGAGCCACTGAAGGTGCTTTCGGTGCAGGCGCCAGAGTTTACTGGCGCCGACCGGGTGTGGGTAGAAGATTAG
- a CDS encoding DUF885 family protein — protein sequence MNPIVKLIAGATGGLLLSLAAHANTDAQSEDAKAEALFETIFNEGVERSPIYQTYLGMKTNYDQWDDLSPEHEQEGYALARDQLKRLRALDKSKLSEDNALSYRLMEDDLEQDLAFERWRLHNYPVNQMFGMHSMVPSFLINQHRVDSVSDAEAYIGRLNKLPKVMKQLIANLDERAKAGIIAPKFVFPYVISDSENILKGAPFSKGEDSPLMADFRKKVNALDIDDAEKAKLIKRGEKALKKGLKPAYTQLVAYLKKLEKKADTRDGAWKFPNGAEFYNAALKKTTTTDLTADEIHNIGLKEVARIHDEMRAIMKQVKFDGSLQEFFVFMRDDPQFYYPTTDEGKARYLKEATALIDNMKGRLDELFITKPKADLVVKAVEPFREKSAGKAFYQRPAPNGSRPGMYYANLYDMKAMPIYQMEALAYHEGVPGHHMQLAISQELQGVPKFRKYGSYTAYTEGWGLYSELVPKEMGLYEDPYSDFGRLAMELWRACRLVVDTGIHAKKWTREEAIDYLVTNTPNAKSDSVKAIERYIVMPSQATAYKIGMIKIVELREKAKRELGDKFDIRQYHDVVLTSGPVPLTVLEERVNAWIKRTKA from the coding sequence ATGAATCCCATTGTTAAATTGATTGCCGGTGCCACCGGCGGCCTGCTGCTAAGCCTGGCCGCACACGCCAACACCGATGCACAAAGCGAAGACGCAAAAGCCGAGGCCTTGTTTGAGACCATCTTTAATGAAGGCGTAGAGCGCAGCCCCATTTACCAGACGTATCTGGGCATGAAAACCAACTACGACCAGTGGGACGATCTCTCGCCCGAGCACGAACAAGAGGGCTACGCACTGGCGCGCGACCAGCTAAAGCGCCTGCGTGCACTGGATAAAAGCAAGCTCAGCGAAGACAACGCCCTGAGCTACCGCCTGATGGAAGACGACCTGGAACAAGACCTCGCCTTCGAGCGCTGGCGGTTGCACAACTACCCGGTGAACCAGATGTTCGGCATGCACTCGATGGTGCCAAGCTTTCTGATCAACCAGCACCGCGTAGATTCAGTGAGCGATGCCGAGGCCTACATTGGCCGCCTGAACAAACTGCCCAAGGTTATGAAACAACTCATTGCCAATCTCGATGAGCGCGCCAAAGCCGGCATTATTGCACCCAAGTTTGTGTTCCCCTACGTGATCAGCGATAGCGAGAACATCCTCAAAGGCGCGCCCTTCTCCAAAGGTGAAGACAGCCCGCTGATGGCGGATTTCCGCAAGAAGGTAAACGCACTCGACATTGACGATGCCGAGAAAGCCAAGCTGATCAAGCGCGGCGAAAAGGCCCTGAAAAAAGGCCTGAAGCCAGCCTACACCCAGCTTGTGGCCTACCTGAAGAAGCTCGAGAAGAAAGCCGACACCCGCGACGGTGCCTGGAAATTCCCGAACGGCGCAGAGTTCTATAATGCGGCGCTCAAAAAAACCACCACCACAGACCTCACCGCCGATGAAATTCACAACATCGGGCTGAAAGAAGTGGCCCGCATCCACGATGAAATGCGCGCCATCATGAAGCAGGTGAAGTTCGATGGCAGCCTGCAGGAATTCTTCGTGTTCATGCGCGACGACCCGCAGTTCTACTACCCCACCACCGATGAAGGCAAAGCCCGCTACCTGAAAGAAGCCACCGCACTTATCGACAACATGAAAGGCCGTTTGGACGAGCTGTTTATCACCAAGCCCAAAGCAGACCTGGTAGTGAAAGCCGTTGAGCCCTTCCGCGAGAAATCCGCCGGCAAGGCCTTCTACCAGCGCCCGGCGCCGAACGGTTCACGCCCTGGCATGTACTACGCCAACCTCTACGACATGAAAGCCATGCCCATCTACCAGATGGAAGCACTGGCCTATCACGAGGGCGTACCTGGCCATCACATGCAGCTTGCCATTTCACAAGAGCTGCAAGGTGTGCCGAAGTTCCGCAAGTACGGCAGCTACACTGCCTACACCGAAGGTTGGGGCCTCTACTCTGAGCTGGTGCCCAAAGAAATGGGCCTGTATGAAGACCCCTACTCGGATTTCGGCCGCTTGGCCATGGAGCTGTGGCGCGCCTGCCGCCTGGTGGTAGATACCGGCATCCACGCGAAGAAGTGGACCCGTGAAGAGGCCATCGACTACCTGGTAACCAACACGCCCAACGCCAAATCCGATAGCGTAAAAGCCATCGAGCGCTACATAGTGATGCCCTCACAGGCCACCGCCTACAAGATCGGCATGATCAAAATTGTAGAGCTGCGTGAAAAAGCCAAGCGCGAGCTGGGCGATAAGTTCGATATTCGCCAATACCACGACGTGGTACTCACCAGCGGCCCTGTGCCATTGACTGTACTGGAAGAGCGCGTAAACGCCTGGATCAAGCGCACCAAAGCGTAA
- a CDS encoding fumarate hydratase: MTVIRQDDLIESVADALQFISYYHPKDFIQAVHQAYEREQSKAAKDAMAQILINSRMCATGHRPICQDTGIVSVFLKIGMNVQWQGDMSVEDMVNEGVRRAYKHPDNVLRASVLADPDGARKNTGDNTPAMITYKVVPGDKVEVHVVAKGGGSEAKTKFAMLNPSDSIVDWVLSVVPQMGAGWCPPGILGIGIGGTADKAMALAKESLLEPIDIQELQARGATNRAEELRLELFEKVNKLGIGAQGLGGLTTVLDIKVKDMPTHAANKPVAIIPNCAATRLTKFVLDGSGPVHQTPPSLDNYPEIAWEVGDSVRRVNLDTVTKEDVLQWAPGETILLSGKMLTGRDAAHKKMVDLIAKGEPLPVDLKGRFIYYVGPVDPVGDEVVGPAGPTTATRMDKFTRTMLEQTGLLGMIGKAERGPAAIEAIRDNKAVYLMAVGGSAYLVSKAIKSSKVLGFPELGMEAIYEFEVEDMPVTVAVDTNGESVHLTGPKIWQAKIEEGVVEVK, translated from the coding sequence ATGACCGTGATTCGCCAGGATGACCTGATCGAAAGCGTTGCCGACGCATTGCAATTTATTTCTTACTACCACCCCAAAGATTTCATTCAGGCGGTGCATCAAGCCTACGAGCGCGAGCAGAGCAAGGCCGCGAAAGATGCCATGGCGCAGATACTGATCAATTCGCGCATGTGCGCCACCGGCCACCGCCCGATTTGCCAAGACACAGGCATTGTCTCGGTGTTTTTGAAAATTGGCATGAACGTGCAGTGGCAAGGCGATATGTCGGTGGAAGACATGGTTAACGAAGGTGTGCGCCGTGCCTATAAGCACCCAGATAACGTGCTGCGCGCCTCGGTATTGGCAGACCCAGACGGCGCCCGTAAAAATACCGGCGACAACACCCCGGCCATGATCACCTACAAAGTGGTGCCGGGCGATAAAGTAGAAGTGCACGTGGTGGCCAAAGGCGGCGGTAGTGAAGCCAAAACCAAGTTCGCCATGCTGAACCCCTCGGATTCCATTGTGGACTGGGTGCTCTCGGTGGTACCGCAAATGGGCGCTGGCTGGTGCCCGCCGGGCATTTTGGGCATCGGCATTGGCGGCACCGCCGATAAAGCCATGGCACTGGCCAAAGAATCACTGCTGGAGCCTATCGACATTCAAGAGCTGCAAGCACGTGGAGCTACTAATCGCGCTGAAGAGCTGCGTTTGGAGCTGTTTGAAAAGGTGAACAAGCTGGGCATTGGCGCCCAGGGCCTGGGCGGTTTAACCACTGTGCTCGATATTAAAGTGAAAGACATGCCCACCCACGCCGCCAACAAACCCGTGGCCATTATTCCCAACTGCGCCGCCACCCGTTTAACCAAGTTTGTGTTGGATGGCTCAGGCCCCGTGCACCAAACGCCGCCGTCGCTCGACAACTACCCTGAAATTGCCTGGGAAGTGGGCGACAGCGTACGCCGGGTAAACCTGGATACCGTCACCAAAGAAGATGTGCTCCAGTGGGCGCCGGGTGAAACCATTTTGTTATCTGGCAAAATGCTTACCGGCCGCGATGCCGCCCACAAAAAAATGGTAGATTTAATTGCCAAAGGCGAGCCGCTCCCGGTAGACCTGAAAGGCCGCTTCATCTACTACGTGGGCCCGGTAGACCCGGTGGGCGATGAAGTGGTTGGCCCGGCAGGCCCCACCACTGCCACCCGCATGGATAAATTCACCCGCACCATGCTCGAGCAAACAGGTTTGCTGGGCATGATTGGTAAAGCCGAGCGGGGGCCTGCGGCCATTGAGGCCATACGCGATAACAAAGCCGTCTACCTAATGGCTGTAGGTGGTTCTGCCTACCTCGTATCGAAAGCCATTAAGTCGTCCAAAGTGCTGGGCTTCCCGGAACTTGGCATGGAGGCCATTTACGAGTTTGAAGTAGAAGACATGCCAGTTACCGTCGCGGTAGATACCAACGGCGAATCGGTGCACCTCACCGGCCCGAAAATCTGGCAGGCAAAAATTGAAGAAGGTGTGGTGGAAGTCAAATAA
- a CDS encoding DUF3192 domain-containing protein, translated as MKFKRYVTRMLAMVMVLGLSACVINVGKDGEYHSDWGKREVKNRDIISSLVVDTQEALVREQLGKPDFSEGYSRADGQYRVLFYRTQRQQEDGITTKDECTPLVFKNGVLVGWGEPSYNEIVKP; from the coding sequence ATGAAATTTAAGCGCTACGTAACGCGGATGTTGGCCATGGTGATGGTGCTGGGTTTGAGCGCCTGTGTCATTAACGTGGGTAAAGACGGTGAATACCACAGCGATTGGGGTAAGCGCGAAGTTAAAAATCGCGATATTATTTCAAGCCTGGTGGTTGATACCCAAGAGGCGCTGGTGCGCGAACAATTGGGTAAGCCGGATTTCAGCGAAGGCTATAGCCGTGCTGATGGCCAGTATCGCGTGTTGTTTTATCGCACGCAGCGCCAACAAGAAGACGGCATTACCACCAAAGACGAGTGCACACCTCTGGTGTTTAAAAACGGCGTGCTGGTTGGTTGGGGTGAACCTTCATACAACGAAATTGTGAAACCCTGA
- the sodB gene encoding superoxide dismutase [Fe], protein MAIELPALPYAMDALAPHISKETLEFHYGKHHKTYVDKLNGMIPGSEFEGKSLEDIVKASSGGVFNNAAQIWNHTFYWNCLSPNGGGAATGAVAEAINKAFGSFDKFKEEFTASAVANFGSSWTWLVKKADGSVAIVNTSNAATPLTDDSVTPILTVDLWEHAYYIDYRNARPKYMDAFWALVNWDFVNKNFA, encoded by the coding sequence ATGGCTATTGAATTGCCCGCGCTTCCCTATGCAATGGACGCGCTTGCGCCCCATATTTCCAAAGAAACTCTGGAGTTCCATTACGGCAAGCACCACAAAACCTACGTGGACAAGCTAAATGGCATGATTCCCGGCAGCGAGTTTGAAGGCAAAAGCCTGGAAGACATCGTAAAAGCCAGCAGCGGCGGCGTGTTCAACAACGCAGCCCAGATTTGGAACCACACCTTCTACTGGAACTGCCTGAGCCCCAACGGTGGCGGTGCAGCTACCGGCGCTGTGGCCGAGGCCATCAACAAAGCCTTTGGCTCGTTCGACAAGTTCAAAGAAGAGTTCACGGCCTCAGCCGTTGCCAACTTCGGCTCTTCCTGGACGTGGCTGGTTAAAAAGGCCGACGGCAGCGTAGCGATTGTTAACACCAGCAACGCCGCCACCCCGTTGACCGACGACAGCGTAACCCCCATCCTGACGGTAGATCTGTGGGAGCACGCCTACTACATCGACTACCGCAACGCGCGCCCCAAGTACATGGATGCCTTCTGGGCACTGGTTAACTGGGATTTCGTGAACAAAAACTTCGCATAA
- a CDS encoding Lar family restriction alleviation protein: MATSLSPCPYCHSQQLHFVHHLLTHAVCCEHCGACGPSQREIDEAVHLWNLVAQLQQSQNPALERAG; this comes from the coding sequence ATGGCAACGTCTTTGTCACCTTGCCCTTATTGTCACAGCCAGCAATTGCACTTTGTGCACCATTTGCTCACTCACGCCGTGTGCTGCGAACACTGCGGCGCCTGCGGGCCCAGCCAGCGGGAAATTGATGAAGCAGTGCATCTTTGGAATCTGGTGGCCCAGCTGCAGCAGAGCCAGAACCCGGCCCTTGAACGGGCCGGTTAA
- a CDS encoding DUF2971 domain-containing protein codes for MVNHSPETLVKYCSVATATKILESQSLRWSAPNLYGDPFELNHLTALNFDPQSILNAAIQAATAMIFAKDEPRGSAPLAVVIRRWRDEERFQSPDEALDVLRELLSQMVDNRLQALDTLMADWRKFCRTLRVCSFTAKPDNLAAWTHYGDHHRGVAIRMQCGEFTSLTKPRQVTYRPQRPEITTMQEQLAVVLTNQDFKAQDHFFEKFTNKAVNFAHENEWRCFRQVKDEIGPEAKPEQSWFDDVKFERSDITAVYFGALTDPKVMRDIYALVQEKYSQAKVFQAKSTPGKYDIEFNRITR; via the coding sequence GTGGTAAACCACAGCCCCGAAACCCTGGTTAAATATTGCTCAGTAGCCACCGCCACAAAAATATTGGAGAGCCAGAGCTTGCGCTGGAGCGCGCCCAATTTATACGGCGACCCCTTCGAGCTGAATCATTTAACGGCCCTGAATTTCGACCCGCAATCCATTTTAAATGCCGCCATCCAGGCGGCAACTGCAATGATCTTTGCCAAAGACGAACCCCGCGGGAGCGCGCCGCTGGCGGTTGTGATTCGCCGCTGGCGCGATGAAGAGCGCTTTCAGTCCCCCGATGAAGCGCTGGATGTGCTGCGTGAGCTGCTCTCGCAAATGGTGGATAACCGCCTGCAAGCGCTCGACACCCTCATGGCCGACTGGCGGAAATTCTGCCGCACCCTGCGCGTGTGCAGCTTTACCGCAAAGCCCGACAACCTGGCCGCCTGGACCCACTACGGCGATCACCACCGCGGCGTTGCCATTCGCATGCAGTGCGGCGAGTTCACCTCGCTCACCAAGCCCCGGCAGGTTACCTACCGCCCCCAGCGCCCGGAAATCACCACCATGCAAGAGCAACTGGCGGTGGTACTCACCAACCAGGATTTTAAAGCGCAAGATCACTTTTTCGAAAAGTTCACCAACAAAGCCGTAAACTTTGCCCATGAAAACGAGTGGCGCTGTTTCCGCCAGGTGAAAGATGAAATAGGCCCGGAGGCCAAGCCCGAGCAAAGCTGGTTTGACGATGTGAAATTTGAGCGCAGCGATATCACCGCCGTTTACTTTGGCGCCCTCACCGATCCGAAAGTAATGCGCGACATCTACGCCCTGGTGCAAGAAAAATACAGCCAGGCAAAAGTATTCCAGGCCAAGTCTACACCTGGCAAATACGACATAGAATTCAATCGCATCACCAGGTAG
- a CDS encoding bifunctional diguanylate cyclase/phosphodiesterase — MPSLLPNASQQHLQRRAQRLSHVIYWCMGGFITAMGLNLWVGVNWYTQAIFALTLIALSQALRAISGQQVERASTILLWGITLCLSAVIAANFGLLDKGVLGFPALLIFAALFSKPRQFWILFSFILAVVTLLGIAQLSGWKPRITMNVTLSTLANTFTILAITGFSVHFLARDLRLTLNQLAEENEKFRASEAKATYLAQYDALTGLPNRTLCEDRFTTSLLRIKRHGGQCALLFIDLDNFKTINDSLGHSIGDKVLQMVAKTLKRSLRETDTACRFGGDEFIVLLNDVKNARQVERVAAKILKMLTKPAQLDNHYIQTSASIGIAMAPQDGSDFESFCKNADIAMYRAKADGKNLYRFFDAGMNTLSDERFVLIKDLRKAVKNDELRLYYQPKVDLRTGKLVGAEALIRWQHPERGLMTPVDFIELAEETGLIVEIGNWVLREACRQCKQWHLAGHSNLEIAVNLSPVQFTRGTLEKEVVRALSEAALEGQHLELELTESLLLSDAENVRAQIADLRLHGVSFSIDDFGTGYSNLGYLSKFDLEALKIDQSFVRKMLDSKQDLNIIIAIINIAQSLGLATVAEGVEDALALARLQELGCDLGQGYFWSKPLACDEFEQLMSEFS; from the coding sequence ATGCCTTCATTGTTACCCAACGCCTCCCAACAGCACCTGCAGCGCCGTGCGCAACGGCTCTCCCATGTCATTTACTGGTGCATGGGCGGGTTTATCACAGCCATGGGCCTGAACCTGTGGGTGGGCGTCAACTGGTATACCCAGGCTATTTTTGCACTCACCCTGATTGCGCTTAGCCAGGCCCTGCGCGCCATCAGCGGGCAGCAGGTAGAGCGCGCCTCCACCATTTTGCTTTGGGGAATTACCCTGTGCCTGAGCGCCGTGATTGCGGCCAACTTCGGGCTGCTTGATAAGGGTGTGCTGGGCTTCCCGGCGCTGCTGATATTTGCAGCCCTGTTCAGCAAGCCCCGCCAATTCTGGATTTTGTTCAGCTTTATATTGGCCGTGGTGACACTGCTGGGCATTGCACAGCTGTCTGGCTGGAAGCCCCGCATCACGATGAATGTTACCCTCTCCACACTTGCCAATACCTTTACCATTTTGGCCATCACAGGTTTTAGCGTGCACTTTTTAGCCCGTGACTTGCGCCTGACCCTGAATCAGCTGGCAGAAGAAAACGAAAAGTTCCGTGCCTCCGAGGCCAAGGCCACCTACCTTGCCCAATACGACGCCCTCACAGGCCTGCCCAACCGCACCCTGTGCGAAGATCGCTTCACCACCTCGTTGCTGCGTATCAAACGTCACGGCGGCCAGTGTGCACTGCTCTTTATTGACCTGGATAATTTCAAAACCATCAACGACTCCCTAGGCCACTCCATTGGCGACAAAGTCTTGCAGATGGTGGCTAAAACGCTCAAACGTAGCCTGCGCGAAACCGATACCGCCTGCCGGTTTGGCGGCGATGAATTTATTGTGCTGTTAAACGATGTCAAAAATGCCCGGCAGGTGGAGCGGGTGGCCGCCAAAATTTTGAAAATGCTCACCAAACCCGCACAACTGGACAACCACTACATTCAAACTTCTGCCTCCATTGGCATTGCCATGGCCCCCCAGGACGGCAGCGATTTCGAAAGCTTTTGCAAAAATGCCGACATCGCAATGTATCGCGCCAAAGCCGACGGCAAAAATCTGTACCGCTTTTTTGATGCAGGTATGAACACCTTAAGCGATGAACGCTTTGTGCTCATCAAAGACCTGCGCAAGGCCGTGAAAAACGATGAGCTGCGCCTGTACTATCAACCCAAAGTCGATTTACGCACCGGCAAACTGGTTGGCGCCGAGGCGCTCATCCGCTGGCAACACCCCGAGCGCGGGCTAATGACACCCGTTGATTTTATTGAGCTGGCAGAGGAAACCGGGCTGATTGTGGAAATTGGCAATTGGGTGCTGCGCGAGGCCTGCCGGCAGTGCAAGCAGTGGCACTTGGCCGGCCACTCCAATCTGGAAATTGCGGTGAACCTGTCGCCTGTGCAATTTACCCGCGGCACACTGGAAAAAGAAGTGGTGCGCGCACTCAGTGAGGCAGCCCTTGAAGGCCAGCACCTGGAGCTTGAGCTGACCGAATCGCTACTGCTCAGCGATGCCGAAAACGTACGCGCCCAGATTGCCGACCTGCGCCTTCACGGTGTCAGTTTTTCTATCGACGATTTTGGCACCGGCTATTCCAACCTGGGCTACCTCAGTAAATTTGATTTGGAAGCACTGAAGATTGACCAATCTTTTGTGCGCAAAATGTTGGATTCCAAGCAAGACCTCAACATTATTATTGCCATTATCAATATTGCACAAAGCCTGGGGTTAGCCACGGTGGCCGAAGGCGTGGAAGATGCGCTGGCGCTGGCGCGCTTGCAGGAGCTGGGATGCGATTTGGGCCAAGGCTATTTTTGGTCTAAGCCGCTCGCCTGCGACGAATTTGAGCAATTGATGAGTGAATTCAGCTAA
- the can gene encoding carbonate dehydratase, producing MTKLDALFEKNNRWAEAIKAEDPDFFAKLSNQQDPDYLWIGCSDSRVPANQIVGMMPGELFVHRNVANVVLHTDLNCLSVIQYAVEVLKVDHIMVVGHYGCGGVAASLQNQQLGVIDLWIRNIRDIYYANREEIDTLPTQQARVDRLCELNVMQQVQQVSRTNVVQNAWARGQALSVHGWIYGVGDGLLKNLIDPITGIEQIPEQYRVFKIGQPVK from the coding sequence ATGACTAAATTAGACGCTTTATTCGAAAAAAATAACCGTTGGGCCGAAGCGATAAAGGCCGAAGACCCGGATTTTTTTGCCAAGCTTTCCAACCAGCAAGACCCGGATTACTTGTGGATTGGCTGCTCGGACAGCCGCGTGCCCGCCAACCAGATTGTGGGCATGATGCCCGGTGAATTGTTTGTACACCGCAATGTGGCCAACGTGGTGCTGCACACCGATCTCAACTGCCTGTCTGTCATTCAATACGCCGTAGAAGTGCTGAAGGTAGACCATATCATGGTGGTAGGACACTACGGCTGTGGCGGCGTGGCGGCGTCCTTGCAAAATCAGCAGCTGGGAGTGATAGACCTGTGGATTCGCAACATCCGCGACATCTACTACGCCAACCGCGAGGAAATTGATACGCTGCCCACCCAGCAAGCGCGGGTCGATCGCCTGTGCGAATTAAACGTCATGCAGCAAGTTCAGCAGGTAAGCCGCACCAACGTTGTACAAAACGCCTGGGCCCGCGGCCAGGCGCTTTCGGTGCACGGCTGGATTTACGGCGTGGGCGATGGCCTGCTGAAAAACCTGATAGACCCGATTACCGGTATTGAGCAAATTCCCGAGCAGTACCGCGTGTTTAAAATCGGCCAACCTGTTAAGTAG
- a CDS encoding PEP-CTERM sorting domain-containing protein — protein sequence MFKKGTLGLLMAAAVGLSTQANATPIAMGQIIDGTTFGSNDAFQFFNASDAGEKIVSLTWDLTPIAAFFDSTNSSPGVSSSPLTLGSGDAVGHHFPTNAALDGTSTLTVTFDHFDAGEMFSFGVDTDFFSNPDGFGLTGAQFIGATATAIFSNGMARTGTYVASDKSGYGSMVFIDIPTSVPEPGSLAILGLGLIGLGFARRQAKKA from the coding sequence ATGTTTAAAAAAGGAACCCTGGGCCTGTTAATGGCTGCAGCAGTTGGCTTAAGCACACAGGCTAACGCCACCCCCATCGCTATGGGCCAAATTATTGATGGCACCACCTTCGGCAGCAACGATGCATTCCAGTTTTTCAATGCCTCGGATGCCGGTGAGAAAATTGTGTCGCTCACGTGGGATCTAACCCCCATCGCCGCGTTTTTTGACTCAACCAATAGTTCACCAGGTGTAAGCTCAAGCCCGCTTACCTTGGGCTCTGGCGACGCAGTGGGTCACCACTTCCCCACCAACGCGGCACTCGATGGCACCAGCACGCTCACCGTGACCTTTGATCACTTTGATGCCGGCGAAATGTTCAGCTTTGGCGTAGATACCGATTTCTTCAGCAACCCAGATGGCTTTGGCCTGACCGGTGCGCAATTTATCGGTGCAACTGCCACCGCCATTTTCTCGAACGGCATGGCGCGCACGGGCACTTATGTAGCGTCTGATAAGAGCGGTTACGGTTCAATGGTATTCATTGACATTCCCACCAGCGTGCCAGAACCCGGCTCACTGGCCATTCTGGGCCTGGGCTTGATCGGTTTGGGCTTTGCCCGCCGCCAGGCAAAAAAGGCGTAA